One part of the Microbacterium saperdae genome encodes these proteins:
- a CDS encoding mechanosensitive ion channel domain-containing protein, with amino-acid sequence MIDAAFRDGWAWWVIALAVGVPVLLVVLTELINGLRRRNNPMAGPLRLLRNGVIPVGALFALLFFAIQSPAEQVWTRVVATVFGFLLILLVLSAFNVALFANAAPDSWRKRIPSIFVEIARLVLVALGLALLFSWVWGADVGGLFAALGVGSIVIGLALQNAVGGVISGLLLLFEQPFKIGDWLDTGGVKGRVVEVNWRAVHIQTGNSIQIVPNSTLSGASFTNMSAPTGTYSATTTVTFTTDDPPHEVMALLAEIADALPMRLQDERAEVDYIGKGAYEVTIPVNAPAEAQRALSLYLSWLWYASRRRGFALDGDSTDPVAEPARLVEAIERVGPTLHLREEDREEVLATSRLERYGIGETVLRSGIVPDRVMIIVSGRATLALEADGGRIDFGSAEPGDLIGHTALTRERTQALTVASDILTVLSVPLATVDVLIRTRPRLAAEIGEALELKRKLADDALSALGLSRASVSERRATARNPRSLR; translated from the coding sequence ATGATCGACGCGGCGTTCCGGGACGGCTGGGCGTGGTGGGTCATCGCACTCGCCGTCGGCGTTCCGGTACTGCTCGTCGTGCTCACGGAGCTCATCAACGGGCTGCGTCGTCGTAACAACCCGATGGCCGGACCGCTGCGGCTCCTGCGCAACGGCGTGATCCCGGTGGGTGCCCTGTTCGCGCTGCTGTTCTTCGCGATCCAGTCCCCGGCGGAGCAGGTGTGGACCCGTGTGGTCGCCACCGTCTTCGGGTTCCTCCTCATCCTGCTGGTGCTGTCGGCGTTCAACGTGGCGCTCTTCGCGAATGCGGCGCCGGACTCGTGGCGCAAGCGCATCCCGTCGATCTTCGTCGAGATCGCCCGCCTCGTGCTCGTGGCGCTCGGCCTCGCGTTGCTCTTCTCCTGGGTCTGGGGTGCCGACGTCGGAGGGCTCTTCGCCGCTCTCGGTGTCGGATCGATCGTGATCGGTCTCGCGCTGCAGAACGCGGTCGGCGGCGTCATCTCGGGGCTGCTGCTGCTGTTCGAGCAGCCGTTCAAGATCGGCGACTGGCTCGACACCGGTGGGGTGAAGGGGCGCGTCGTCGAGGTCAACTGGCGTGCCGTGCACATCCAGACCGGCAACAGCATCCAGATCGTGCCGAACTCCACCCTCTCGGGCGCCTCCTTCACCAACATGAGCGCGCCGACCGGCACGTACTCGGCCACGACCACCGTGACGTTCACGACGGATGACCCCCCGCACGAGGTCATGGCGCTGCTGGCCGAGATCGCCGATGCGCTGCCGATGCGGCTGCAGGACGAACGCGCCGAGGTCGACTACATCGGCAAGGGCGCCTACGAGGTGACGATCCCCGTGAATGCTCCCGCCGAGGCGCAGCGCGCTCTCTCGCTGTACCTCTCCTGGCTCTGGTACGCGTCGCGTCGCCGCGGCTTCGCGCTCGACGGCGACTCCACCGATCCGGTCGCGGAGCCCGCACGCCTGGTCGAGGCGATCGAGCGCGTCGGGCCGACCCTGCACCTGCGCGAGGAGGACCGCGAGGAGGTGCTCGCCACTTCGCGCCTCGAGCGCTACGGCATCGGAGAGACCGTGCTGCGGTCGGGCATCGTGCCGGATCGGGTGATGATCATCGTCTCCGGACGTGCCACGCTCGCCCTCGAGGCGGACGGCGGACGGATCGACTTCGGTTCCGCGGAGCCCGGTGACCTGATCGGGCACACGGCGTTGACGCGTGAGCGCACGCAGGCGCTCACGGTGGCGTCCGACATCCTCACCGTGCTCTCGGTTCCGCTCGCCACGGTCGACGTGCTGATCCGCACGCGACCGCGCCTGGCGGCTGAGATCGGCGAAGCGCTGGAACTCAAGCGCAAGCTCGCCGACGACGCGCTCTCAGCGCTCGGCCTCTCGCGTGCCTCGGTCTCCGAGCGCCGGGCGACGGCCCGAAACCCGAGGAGTCTGCGGTAG